In the Sphingomonas sp. LM7 genome, one interval contains:
- a CDS encoding glycoside hydrolase family 105 protein, whose product MIRNAALAAGLFALGASAASAGPDRADTVAPAQSPAKVGGMVAKAYLDRPDIVPLRIPQARGVHYADAASGYGAARLAEATGDRALLARVIARETVAKGIENSASHVDVSVYGVWPLEIARQTGDADALRRGLALADNQWAVLGSDGLSTQARYWIDDVWMIGTLQLQAYRVSKDAKYLDRAALMGRRYVERLQQPNGLFFHGDAAHFYWGRGNGWVAAGFAEILTDLPSEHPERAAIEAGYRKMMAALLANQAKDGMWHQLIDHPESWKETSGTAMFGFAMARGVRLGILADPAYAGAYKRAWAALPAYVRPDGQVAEVCVGTNKADKLEHYLNRPRATGDLHGQAALLWFAAELVAQNKR is encoded by the coding sequence ATGATTCGGAACGCTGCGCTCGCCGCCGGCTTGTTCGCACTCGGGGCAAGCGCCGCATCCGCAGGGCCGGACCGTGCTGACACTGTGGCGCCGGCACAATCGCCCGCCAAGGTCGGGGGAATGGTCGCGAAAGCCTATCTCGACCGGCCTGACATCGTCCCGCTCAGGATCCCGCAGGCACGCGGCGTCCACTATGCCGATGCCGCGTCGGGCTATGGCGCCGCCCGGCTTGCCGAAGCGACAGGCGACAGGGCGTTGCTTGCACGCGTGATCGCCCGCGAGACGGTGGCCAAGGGCATCGAGAATTCGGCCAGCCACGTTGATGTCAGCGTCTATGGTGTGTGGCCGCTGGAGATCGCGCGGCAGACCGGGGATGCCGATGCGCTGCGTCGCGGACTGGCGCTCGCCGACAATCAATGGGCGGTGCTGGGCAGCGACGGATTGTCGACGCAGGCGCGCTACTGGATCGACGATGTCTGGATGATCGGCACGCTTCAACTCCAGGCATATCGCGTATCGAAGGATGCCAAATATCTCGATCGCGCGGCGCTGATGGGGCGGCGCTATGTCGAGCGGCTCCAGCAGCCCAATGGACTGTTCTTCCACGGCGACGCGGCGCATTTCTATTGGGGGCGCGGCAATGGCTGGGTCGCAGCGGGCTTTGCCGAGATTCTCACCGATCTGCCTTCCGAGCATCCCGAGCGCGCGGCGATCGAGGCGGGGTATCGAAAGATGATGGCCGCGCTCCTCGCCAATCAGGCAAAGGACGGGATGTGGCACCAGCTGATCGACCATCCCGAGAGCTGGAAAGAGACTTCGGGAACCGCGATGTTTGGCTTCGCAATGGCGCGCGGCGTGCGGCTCGGTATCTTGGCCGACCCGGCCTATGCCGGTGCCTATAAACGCGCCTGGGCGGCGCTGCCCGCCTATGTCCGGCCCGACGGACAGGTCGCCGAAGTATGCGTCGGAACCAACAAGGCCGACAAATTGGAGCATTACCTCAATCGCCCTCGCGCGACTGGCGACCTGCATGGCCAGGCCGCCTTGCTATGGTTTGCCGCCGAGCTGGTGGCGCAGAACAAGCGCTGA
- a CDS encoding ectonucleotide pyrophosphatase/phosphodiesterase, with amino-acid sequence MHWSSKLVAAALAALLQACVAAPGMQPTSAASVETRAPVTILISIDGFRPDYLDRGVTPVLSRLAAEGARGAMRPSFPSKTYPNHWTLVTGLRPDRHGLVANKMEDPARPGETFTMKSDDPFWWSAAAPIWLDAERAGIRTATQFWPGSNIAIGGTKKKADEWETIGGERPSDWQQFNQSVSGTQRVAGILDWVRRPAAIRPRFLTLYFDAVDEAGHDFGPGDARTLEAVAGVDRHIGELVAGLAAQHQPANLVIVADHGMAPTSSDRVVVLGDVVPLEDVRVLETGAFVTLAPTPGNAAAVEKALLTSHPHMQCWRRGAFPARFHYGTNVRVAPIFCLAETGWQIEKAAPSEPATGGNHGYDVYAPEMAALFIGHGPAFRPATLPAFDNVDVYPLLRGLLGLGPKAGVDGTDAVFAPTLRR; translated from the coding sequence ATGCACTGGAGTTCGAAGCTGGTCGCGGCCGCCCTCGCCGCGCTTCTGCAGGCCTGCGTCGCCGCACCCGGTATGCAGCCCACATCGGCCGCGTCGGTCGAGACGCGCGCGCCGGTGACGATCCTGATCTCGATCGACGGCTTCCGTCCGGACTATCTCGATCGCGGCGTCACGCCGGTGCTGTCGCGGCTGGCGGCGGAAGGTGCGCGCGGTGCGATGCGGCCAAGCTTCCCCAGCAAGACCTATCCCAATCACTGGACCCTGGTCACCGGGTTGCGCCCCGATCGCCATGGCCTGGTCGCCAACAAGATGGAGGATCCGGCGCGCCCCGGCGAAACCTTTACGATGAAGAGCGACGATCCCTTCTGGTGGAGCGCCGCCGCCCCGATCTGGCTCGATGCCGAGCGCGCCGGGATCCGCACCGCCACGCAGTTCTGGCCAGGTTCCAACATCGCGATCGGCGGCACCAAGAAGAAGGCCGACGAGTGGGAAACGATCGGCGGCGAGCGGCCATCGGACTGGCAGCAATTCAACCAGTCGGTCAGCGGCACCCAGCGCGTTGCCGGCATTCTGGACTGGGTCCGCCGCCCCGCGGCGATTCGCCCACGCTTCCTGACGCTCTATTTCGACGCCGTCGACGAGGCCGGCCATGATTTCGGGCCCGGCGATGCGCGGACGCTAGAGGCGGTGGCCGGAGTCGATCGGCACATCGGTGAACTGGTCGCGGGGCTCGCCGCGCAGCACCAGCCCGCCAATCTCGTGATCGTCGCCGACCACGGCATGGCACCGACGAGCAGCGACCGGGTCGTCGTGCTCGGCGATGTGGTCCCTTTGGAAGACGTCCGCGTTCTCGAGACCGGCGCCTTCGTCACGCTCGCGCCGACGCCGGGCAATGCAGCGGCTGTCGAAAAGGCGCTGCTGACCAGCCACCCGCACATGCAATGCTGGCGCAGAGGCGCGTTCCCGGCACGCTTTCACTACGGCACGAACGTGCGGGTCGCGCCGATCTTCTGCCTCGCCGAAACCGGCTGGCAGATCGAAAAGGCGGCACCGTCGGAGCCTGCCACCGGCGGCAATCACGGCTATGACGTGTACGCGCCGGAGATGGCCGCGCTGTTCATCGGCCATGGTCCGGCGTTCCGGCCCGCCACCCTCCCCGCCTTCGACAATGTCGATGTCTATCCGCTGCTCCGCGGCTTGCTCGGCCTCGGTCCCAAAGCGGGCGTTGACGGCACCGACGCCGTCTTCGCACCGACGCTGCGCCGCTGA
- a CDS encoding MaoC family dehydratase, whose translation MLYFDDIEVGMKRSFGSYEVTRDEVLEFAQRYDPQPFHLSDGAAAETHFGKLAASGWHTCAMTMAMFVEHMKAHPQASLGAAGVDELRWLKPVYPGDVLRCESEVLEVRPSQSRPEMGSVRNQMTTFNQKDEPVLRFIALALMRRRPAAD comes from the coding sequence ATGCTCTATTTTGACGATATCGAAGTCGGCATGAAGCGCAGCTTTGGCAGCTACGAAGTGACGCGCGACGAAGTTCTGGAGTTCGCGCAGCGCTATGACCCCCAACCCTTCCACCTCTCCGATGGGGCAGCGGCCGAGACCCATTTCGGCAAGCTCGCGGCGAGCGGCTGGCATACCTGCGCGATGACGATGGCAATGTTCGTCGAGCATATGAAGGCGCATCCACAGGCGAGCCTGGGCGCGGCGGGAGTCGACGAACTGCGCTGGCTCAAGCCTGTCTATCCGGGCGATGTCCTGCGCTGCGAGAGCGAAGTATTGGAAGTGCGGCCATCACAGAGCCGCCCCGAGATGGGCAGCGTCCGTAACCAGATGACGACGTTCAACCAGAAGGACGAACCCGTGCTCCGTTTCATTGCGCTGGCACTGATGCGACGGCGGCCGGCCGCCGACTAG
- a CDS encoding adenine phosphoribosyltransferase has product MANDNEDIRRRIRTIPDFPKPGIQFRDITTLLLDAEGLRLTIERLADGVEGKVDLVAGIEARGFLFGAALAVKLGTGLLLIRKDGKLPGATIAEDYALEYGTDRIAIHADACAPGARVLLIDDLIATGGTARAAVRLLRKAGAKVTQAAFVVDLPELGGADALRGDGIAVNALVAFDGH; this is encoded by the coding sequence ATGGCGAACGACAATGAAGACATTCGCCGGCGCATCCGCACGATCCCCGATTTCCCCAAGCCCGGCATCCAGTTCCGCGACATCACCACCTTGCTGCTCGACGCCGAGGGGCTCCGGCTGACGATCGAGCGCCTGGCCGATGGGGTCGAGGGCAAGGTCGATCTCGTCGCCGGGATCGAGGCGCGCGGCTTCCTGTTCGGCGCGGCGCTGGCGGTGAAGCTGGGCACCGGGCTGCTGCTGATCCGCAAGGACGGGAAGCTCCCCGGCGCGACGATCGCCGAGGATTATGCGCTCGAATACGGCACCGATCGGATCGCCATCCACGCCGATGCGTGTGCGCCCGGCGCCCGGGTGCTGCTCATCGACGACTTGATCGCCACCGGCGGAACGGCGCGCGCCGCGGTGCGGCTGCTGCGCAAGGCCGGCGCCAAAGTGACCCAGGCCGCCTTCGTGGTCGACTTGCCCGAGCTGGGTGGCGCCGATGCGCTGCGCGGCGACGGGATCGCCGTCAACGCGCTGGTCGCGTTCGATGGGCATTGA
- a CDS encoding cytochrome c1, producing the protein MLPLFMRSIKFLVGLAFIGVLFLSLVGTIVGLVQEPPQPTAEEEFHHHAKELKLASDGPFGKFDNAQIQRGFLVYEKVCAACHSLNLVSFRDLQKVGYNEAEVKKIAKDWPFKQPVQDPKAGTWGERDNLASDRFPKVYYPGTGTPPDLSLIAKARHDGGAYVYSLLTGYEEKQPAELLKHFPGAKTPDGSHYNPYFANLNIAMPPPLTAENQVTYSDGTRATVDQMAKDVSAFLVWTAEPTLQTRHSAGFAVVIFLLIATGLAYGAYLTVWRGVKH; encoded by the coding sequence ATGCTTCCGCTGTTCATGCGCTCGATCAAGTTCCTGGTGGGCCTCGCCTTTATCGGCGTGCTGTTCCTCTCGCTCGTCGGCACGATCGTCGGCCTCGTGCAGGAGCCGCCGCAGCCTACCGCCGAGGAAGAGTTCCATCACCACGCCAAGGAGCTGAAGCTCGCTTCGGACGGGCCGTTCGGCAAGTTCGACAACGCCCAGATCCAGCGCGGCTTCCTGGTCTATGAGAAGGTCTGCGCGGCCTGCCACTCGCTGAATCTGGTGTCGTTCCGCGATCTCCAGAAGGTCGGCTACAACGAAGCCGAAGTGAAGAAGATCGCCAAGGACTGGCCGTTCAAGCAGCCGGTGCAGGATCCCAAGGCCGGCACCTGGGGCGAGCGCGACAACCTTGCCTCGGATCGCTTCCCCAAGGTGTATTATCCGGGCACCGGCACGCCGCCGGATCTCAGCCTGATCGCCAAGGCGCGGCATGACGGCGGGGCCTATGTCTACTCGCTGCTGACCGGCTATGAAGAGAAGCAGCCGGCCGAGCTGCTCAAGCACTTCCCCGGCGCCAAGACTCCGGACGGTTCGCACTACAACCCGTATTTCGCGAACCTCAACATCGCGATGCCGCCGCCGCTGACTGCCGAGAATCAGGTCACCTATTCGGACGGCACCCGCGCCACGGTCGATCAGATGGCCAAGGACGTCTCGGCGTTCCTCGTCTGGACCGCGGAGCCGACGCTGCAGACGCGTCACTCGGCAGGCTTCGCCGTGGTGATCTTCCTGCTGATCGCGACGGGGCTCGCTTACGGCGCGTACCTGACCGTGTGGCGGGGCGTGAAGCACTAA
- a CDS encoding cytochrome b/b6: MSFPWARHYEPKNPLTQWIDSRLPLPRFVYNAVGAGYPVPRNLNYFWNFGVLAGVCLVIQIVTGIVLAMHFHSSAAGAFESINGTIMRDVNAGWFLRFAHANGASMFLLVVYIHIFRGLYYGSYKAPREMVWLIGVVIFLLLMATAFMGYVLPWGQMSFWGAQVITGFFSAIPVVGEWIRVWLLGGYAPDDAALNRFFSLHYLLPFVIAGAVILHIWALHIPGSSNPTGVEVKGEQDTVPFHPYYTAKDGFGVGVFLILFSTLIFFYPDLLGHPDNYIPANPLSTPAHIVPEWYFWPFYAILRAFTADFIIPAKLWGVVAMFGSILLLFFLPWLDKSPVRSANFRPAYRIAFWVLVLDVLVLGYCGGSAATPAVVIISQITAAYYFAHFLIIVPIISRLERPKPLPNSITEAVLGDHGGSRMSETALSA; the protein is encoded by the coding sequence ATGAGCTTCCCCTGGGCACGCCATTACGAACCGAAGAACCCGCTGACGCAGTGGATCGACAGCCGGCTTCCGCTGCCGCGCTTCGTCTATAACGCGGTCGGCGCCGGCTATCCGGTCCCGCGCAATCTCAATTATTTCTGGAACTTCGGCGTGCTCGCCGGGGTGTGCCTGGTCATCCAGATCGTCACCGGCATCGTGCTGGCGATGCACTTCCACTCGTCGGCCGCCGGTGCGTTCGAATCGATCAACGGCACGATCATGCGCGACGTCAACGCCGGCTGGTTCCTGCGCTTCGCGCACGCCAACGGCGCCAGCATGTTCCTGCTGGTGGTCTATATCCACATCTTCCGCGGGCTCTATTACGGCTCGTACAAGGCGCCGCGCGAGATGGTCTGGCTGATCGGCGTGGTGATCTTCCTGCTGCTGATGGCCACGGCGTTCATGGGCTATGTGCTTCCCTGGGGCCAGATGAGCTTCTGGGGTGCGCAGGTCATCACCGGCTTCTTCTCGGCGATCCCGGTCGTCGGCGAATGGATCCGCGTCTGGCTGCTCGGCGGCTATGCGCCGGACGACGCCGCGCTCAACCGCTTCTTCTCGCTCCACTATCTGCTGCCCTTCGTGATCGCGGGCGCCGTGATCCTCCACATCTGGGCGCTCCACATCCCGGGTTCGTCGAACCCGACCGGCGTGGAAGTGAAGGGCGAGCAGGACACCGTTCCGTTCCACCCGTACTATACGGCGAAGGACGGCTTCGGAGTTGGCGTGTTCCTGATCCTGTTCTCGACGCTGATCTTCTTCTACCCCGATCTGCTTGGCCACCCGGACAATTACATCCCGGCCAACCCGCTCTCGACTCCGGCGCACATCGTCCCCGAATGGTATTTCTGGCCGTTCTACGCGATCCTGCGCGCCTTCACCGCGGACTTCATCATCCCGGCGAAGCTGTGGGGCGTGGTCGCGATGTTCGGCTCGATCCTGCTGCTGTTCTTCCTGCCCTGGCTCGACAAGTCGCCGGTGCGCTCGGCGAACTTCCGCCCGGCATACCGCATCGCCTTCTGGGTGCTGGTGCTCGACGTGCTGGTGCTGGGCTATTGCGGCGGTTCGGCTGCCACGCCGGCCGTGGTCATCATCAGCCAGATCACCGCAGCCTATTATTTCGCGCACTTCCTCATCATCGTGCCGATCATCTCGCGCCTCGAGCGTCCCAAGCCGCTGCCCAACTCGATCACCGAGGCAGTGCTGGGCGATCATGGTGGCTCGCGGATGAGCGAAACGGCGCTGAGCGCGTAA
- the petA gene encoding ubiquinol-cytochrome c reductase iron-sulfur subunit — protein MATLEDGVSPTQTVVPPGDVIENPRRRDYLQIAAVSFAGVGAGVVVLPLINSMNPSADVLAQSTTELDVSAIEPGQAIKASFRKQPLFVRNLTPAEIAAADAVPVSSLRDPQTLAERTKEGHGNWLITLGVCTHLGCVPLGAGEGENRGPFGGYFCPCHGSAYDTAGRIRQGPAPTNLAVPDYAFTSDTVVVVG, from the coding sequence ATGGCAACGCTTGAAGACGGTGTTTCCCCGACCCAGACGGTGGTCCCGCCGGGTGACGTGATCGAGAATCCGCGCCGCCGCGACTATCTCCAGATCGCCGCAGTGTCGTTCGCGGGCGTCGGCGCCGGCGTCGTCGTGCTGCCGCTGATCAATTCTATGAACCCCTCGGCCGACGTGCTCGCGCAGTCGACCACCGAGCTCGACGTCTCGGCGATCGAGCCGGGCCAGGCGATCAAGGCGAGCTTCCGCAAGCAGCCGCTGTTCGTCCGCAACCTGACTCCGGCGGAGATCGCCGCGGCCGATGCGGTTCCCGTGTCGAGCCTGCGCGATCCGCAGACGCTCGCCGAGCGTACCAAGGAAGGCCATGGCAACTGGCTGATCACTTTGGGCGTGTGCACCCATCTCGGCTGCGTGCCGCTGGGTGCGGGCGAAGGCGAGAATCGCGGGCCGTTCGGCGGCTATTTCTGCCCGTGCCACGGCTCGGCCTATGATACTGCCGGCCGCATCCGGCAGGGCCCGGCGCCGACCAATCTGGCGGTGCCCGATTATGCATTCACGTCCGACACTGTCGTCGTGGTCGGTTGA
- the hemF gene encoding oxygen-dependent coproporphyrinogen oxidase yields the protein MQDLDPQQQTARTWFESLRDQICAEFEAIEAEAGSDARFDYLAWDRTDPSGAPGGGGVRGVMKGKVFEKVGVNVSTVGGAFEGEFAKTIHGAGEDPSFFATGISLVAHMANPHVPAVHMNTRFLCTTKRWFGGGADLNPPIPVEADTAEFHAVLRAACDAHDPEHYPRFKQWADDYFYIPHRKVHRGVGGIFYDHLEGDWDANFAFTQDVGRAFLDAFPRIVRRRMDAPFSEADKDQQLEWRGRYAEFNLIYDRGTLFGLKTGGNVDAILMSLPPVAAWA from the coding sequence ATGCAAGACCTCGACCCCCAGCAGCAAACCGCCCGGACCTGGTTCGAAAGCCTGCGCGACCAGATCTGCGCCGAGTTCGAGGCGATCGAGGCCGAGGCGGGATCGGACGCGCGCTTCGACTATCTCGCCTGGGACCGCACCGATCCCTCGGGCGCGCCCGGCGGCGGGGGGGTGCGCGGAGTGATGAAGGGCAAGGTGTTCGAGAAGGTCGGAGTCAACGTCTCGACCGTCGGCGGCGCCTTCGAAGGCGAATTCGCCAAGACCATCCACGGCGCAGGCGAGGATCCCAGCTTCTTCGCCACCGGGATCAGCCTGGTCGCGCACATGGCCAACCCGCACGTCCCCGCGGTGCACATGAATACGCGCTTCCTGTGCACGACCAAGCGCTGGTTCGGCGGCGGCGCCGATCTCAACCCGCCGATCCCGGTCGAGGCCGACACCGCCGAGTTCCACGCAGTGCTGCGCGCGGCATGCGACGCGCATGACCCCGAACATTATCCGCGGTTCAAGCAATGGGCCGACGACTATTTCTACATCCCGCACCGCAAGGTGCATCGCGGCGTCGGCGGCATCTTCTACGATCACCTCGAAGGCGATTGGGACGCGAATTTCGCCTTCACCCAGGATGTCGGCCGCGCGTTCCTCGACGCCTTTCCGCGCATCGTCCGGCGGCGGATGGACGCGCCGTTCAGCGAGGCGGACAAGGACCAGCAGCTCGAATGGCGCGGGCGCTATGCCGAGTTCAACCTGATCTACGACCGCGGCACGCTGTTCGGGCTCAAGACCGGCGGCAATGTCGATGCTATCCTGATGAGCCTGCCGCCGGTCGCCGCATGGGCCTGA
- a CDS encoding GNAT family N-acetyltransferase, translating into MGLTPVPDDQIATIVTSLEMRSKPPLRPAPPSPLKLSHWPAPDSEKYRALFRRVGAPWLWFSRLVMAEAALRRILDDERIEVYAATDRAGIELGMLELDFRTQGVCELSYFGLVPELTGKGNGGWLMAQALGLAWRKGVARVWVHTCTLDHPAALGFYRRHGFVPYKRTVESFADPRIAGVLPPDAAPHIPCLGSLER; encoded by the coding sequence ATGGGCCTGACGCCCGTCCCGGACGACCAGATCGCGACGATCGTTACCTCGCTGGAGATGCGCAGCAAGCCGCCGTTGCGCCCTGCCCCGCCCTCGCCGCTCAAGCTGAGCCATTGGCCCGCGCCGGACAGCGAGAAATACCGGGCGCTGTTTCGCCGCGTCGGCGCGCCCTGGCTGTGGTTCTCGCGGCTGGTGATGGCAGAGGCGGCGCTGCGCCGGATCCTCGATGACGAACGAATCGAAGTCTATGCCGCGACCGACCGCGCCGGAATCGAGCTGGGCATGCTCGAGCTCGACTTCCGCACCCAGGGCGTGTGCGAGCTTTCCTATTTCGGGCTGGTCCCCGAGCTTACCGGCAAGGGCAATGGCGGCTGGCTGATGGCGCAGGCGCTGGGCCTCGCCTGGCGCAAGGGCGTGGCGCGCGTCTGGGTGCACACCTGCACGCTGGACCATCCGGCGGCGTTGGGCTTCTACCGGCGGCACGGCTTCGTGCCGTACAAGCGCACGGTGGAGAGCTTTGCCGATCCACGGATCGCCGGAGTTTTGCCCCCCGACGCGGCGCCTCACATTCCCTGTCTGGGCTCGCTGGAGCGATAG
- the lipB gene encoding lipoyl(octanoyl) transferase LipB codes for MLAQIARAAQSARMTSDIEWRVEPDRIDYAEALAEMEARAAAVTRHEARELVWLLEHPPVYTAGTSATDAAELLDPRFPVHKTGRGGRYTYHGPGQRIGYVVLDLRERRRDVRCYVHALEGWVIAALAACDIEAFRAPGRIGIWTLDQSGHEAKIGAIGVRIRQWVTLHGFAVNLSPDLSHFTGIVPCGIAEFPVTSAAALGKNVTAERFDAALAATFLPFLGALAA; via the coding sequence ATGCTTGCGCAAATCGCGCGCGCGGCGCAATCGGCGCGGATGACATCCGATATCGAATGGCGCGTCGAGCCGGACCGGATCGACTATGCCGAGGCGCTGGCCGAAATGGAGGCGCGCGCGGCGGCAGTCACGCGGCACGAGGCGCGCGAGCTGGTCTGGCTGCTGGAGCATCCGCCGGTCTACACCGCGGGCACCAGCGCGACCGACGCCGCCGAGCTGCTCGATCCGCGCTTCCCGGTGCACAAGACCGGCCGCGGCGGGCGCTACACCTATCACGGGCCCGGCCAGCGGATCGGCTATGTCGTGCTCGACCTGCGCGAGCGGCGGCGCGACGTGCGCTGCTATGTCCACGCGCTCGAAGGCTGGGTGATCGCCGCGCTTGCCGCATGCGATATCGAGGCATTCCGCGCGCCCGGCCGGATCGGCATCTGGACGCTCGACCAGAGTGGCCACGAGGCCAAGATCGGCGCGATCGGCGTGCGCATCCGCCAATGGGTGACGCTGCATGGCTTCGCAGTGAACCTGTCCCCCGATCTCAGCCACTTCACCGGGATCGTGCCGTGCGGCATCGCCGAATTCCCCGTCACCAGCGCCGCTGCCCTGGGCAAGAACGTTACGGCGGAGCGGTTCGACGCCGCGCTGGCCGCCACATTTTTGCCTTTTTTGGGGGCCCTGGCGGCCTGA
- the queE gene encoding 7-carboxy-7-deazaguanine synthase has protein sequence MSYAVKEMFLTLQGEGVNAGARAVFVRFAGCNLWSGREQDRTTAVCKFCDTDFVGTDGLGGGKFADADALADAVVRHWGAEAERRFVVLTGGEPMLQIDDGLVDALHARGFRIAIESNGTLPAHPGIDWVCISPKAGSEVVQRSGDELKLVWPQAGTDIDLIEGWDFANFLVQPMDDANGETNVRAAVALAMERPKWRLSLQTHKLLGLR, from the coding sequence ATGAGCTACGCCGTCAAGGAAATGTTCCTCACGCTCCAGGGCGAGGGCGTGAATGCGGGAGCGCGCGCGGTGTTCGTGCGCTTCGCCGGGTGCAATCTGTGGTCGGGTCGTGAACAGGACCGCACGACCGCGGTGTGCAAGTTCTGCGACACCGATTTCGTCGGCACCGACGGGCTGGGCGGCGGCAAGTTCGCCGATGCCGATGCATTGGCGGACGCAGTCGTCCGGCATTGGGGTGCCGAGGCCGAGCGGCGCTTCGTGGTGCTCACCGGCGGCGAGCCGATGCTGCAGATCGACGACGGCCTTGTCGATGCACTCCATGCCCGCGGTTTCCGCATCGCGATCGAAAGCAACGGCACCTTGCCCGCGCATCCCGGGATCGACTGGGTGTGCATCAGCCCCAAGGCCGGGAGCGAAGTCGTCCAGCGCTCGGGCGACGAATTGAAGCTGGTCTGGCCGCAGGCGGGAACCGACATCGACCTGATCGAAGGCTGGGACTTCGCAAACTTCCTCGTCCAGCCGATGGACGATGCGAATGGCGAAACGAATGTCCGCGCCGCGGTGGCGCTGGCGATGGAGCGGCCGAAGTGGCGGCTGTCGCTCCAGACCCACAAGCTGCTGGGGTTGCGCTAG
- the queC gene encoding 7-cyano-7-deazaguanine synthase QueC, protein MTDSVAVALISGGLDSMISAARAREEGHRLLALSIDYNQRHQVELAAARRIAQALGAERHVVLPLDLRAFGGSALTAEIDVPKEGVGDDIPVTYVPARNTIFLSLALGWAEAMGARDIYIGVNALDYSGYPDCRPEFIAGFEKLAELATKAGVEGEPFRIRAPLQDMTKADIVREGMRLGLDLGMSWSCYDPAPGGVHCGLCDSCRLRSKGFEEAGVPDPTGYATAP, encoded by the coding sequence ATGACCGACAGCGTTGCAGTTGCCCTGATCTCGGGCGGTTTGGATTCGATGATCTCCGCGGCGCGTGCGCGCGAGGAGGGGCATCGGCTGCTTGCGCTTTCGATCGACTATAATCAGCGCCACCAGGTCGAGCTCGCCGCCGCGCGCCGCATCGCGCAGGCGCTGGGTGCCGAGCGCCATGTCGTGCTGCCGCTCGATCTGCGCGCATTCGGCGGCTCGGCGCTGACTGCCGAGATCGACGTGCCCAAGGAAGGCGTGGGCGACGATATCCCGGTCACCTATGTGCCGGCGCGCAACACGATCTTCCTCAGCCTGGCGCTCGGCTGGGCCGAGGCGATGGGCGCGCGCGACATCTATATCGGCGTCAACGCGCTCGACTATTCGGGCTATCCCGATTGCCGCCCCGAATTCATCGCCGGGTTCGAGAAGCTCGCCGAACTGGCGACCAAGGCCGGGGTCGAGGGCGAACCCTTCCGCATCCGCGCGCCGCTGCAGGACATGACCAAGGCCGATATCGTCCGCGAAGGCATGCGGCTGGGGCTCGATCTGGGCATGAGCTGGTCGTGCTATGATCCGGCGCCCGGCGGGGTGCATTGCGGATTGTGCGACAGCTGCCGCCTGCGTTCCAAGGGCTTTGAAGAGGCCGGCGTTCCCGATCCGACGGGCTACGCGACCGCACCATGA
- a CDS encoding Hsp33 family molecular chaperone HslO yields MTAPTTDLDRVIGFTIPDRHARGRVARLGPVLDEILSAHAYPTPIERLLAEALVLTALLGATLKDAQGQMTLQAQSPGAIVSLLVCDYKNGELRGYVQFDAERLSQLGKNPTLDALCKKGHLAITFDQATTKERYQGIVPLASASIGAAAEAYFLQSEQIPTLVRIGTHRGKDGKLIAGGILVQHLPEGEIGRERLHTRLDHPEWQHVEALSATMGPDELAEPSIALENLVWRLFNEEEEVRVLAGATLSRGCRCDTGYITEVLSKFPPEDRAEMADENGVISVDCAFCSKKFPVQLADFVSPPL; encoded by the coding sequence ATCACCGCCCCCACCACCGATCTCGATCGCGTGATCGGCTTCACCATTCCGGACCGCCATGCCCGCGGCCGCGTCGCGCGGCTGGGGCCGGTGCTCGACGAGATCCTGTCGGCGCATGCCTATCCCACGCCGATCGAGCGGCTGCTCGCCGAGGCGCTGGTACTCACGGCGCTGCTCGGCGCGACGCTCAAGGACGCACAGGGGCAGATGACGCTTCAGGCGCAGTCGCCCGGCGCGATCGTCAGCCTGCTGGTGTGCGACTACAAGAATGGCGAGCTGCGCGGCTATGTCCAGTTCGATGCCGAGCGGCTGTCGCAGCTGGGCAAGAACCCGACGCTCGACGCGCTGTGCAAGAAGGGGCATCTCGCGATCACCTTCGACCAGGCGACGACCAAGGAGCGCTACCAGGGGATCGTCCCGCTCGCCTCGGCGTCGATCGGCGCGGCGGCGGAGGCGTATTTCCTGCAGTCCGAGCAGATCCCCACTCTGGTGCGGATCGGCACGCATCGCGGCAAGGACGGCAAGCTGATCGCCGGCGGCATCCTCGTCCAGCATTTGCCCGAGGGCGAGATCGGGCGCGAGCGGCTGCATACCCGGCTCGACCATCCCGAATGGCAGCATGTCGAGGCGCTTTCGGCGACGATGGGCCCGGACGAACTCGCCGAGCCGAGCATCGCGCTCGAGAACCTCGTTTGGCGGCTGTTCAACGAGGAAGAGGAAGTGCGCGTGCTCGCCGGTGCCACCCTGTCGCGCGGCTGCCGCTGCGATACGGGGTACATCACCGAAGTGCTCAGCAAGTTCCCGCCCGAAGATCGCGCCGAGATGGCCGATGAGAATGGCGTGATCAGCGTCGACTGCGCGTTCTGCTCGAAGAAGTTTCCGGTGCAGCTCGCCGATTTTGTTTCACCGCCGTTGTAA